From the Panulirus ornatus isolate Po-2019 chromosome 58, ASM3632096v1, whole genome shotgun sequence genome, one window contains:
- the LOC139766865 gene encoding uncharacterized protein isoform X2 has translation MIFVRPAERKAEQNLVAFQYRGEIFFATIKEIPAQCELKVWFSKDYAERMGTRILSEEGVSWQFRTRQRFRCRWCEVVFSSAASLTNHRCIRTTRTTKSETSSGRGRQGKKGVRRGGSQVVATPSTSGKRSAVRSISHHQQSEKPKSTLKEELGSPASSSDSEESEVLSLTPQRRSPRSSSRGRGSVYSCNICQKVFHSPGKLKQHSYSHTGERPFSCTDCHKAFSSRFKLVRHQLIHTTERQHQCPSCDRSFHRKDHLKNHILIHDPNKQFKCERPDCGKEYNSYMSYRKHCAVHAAEEGDLQCKICQKMFETKPDLIYHLKVHVGSRSVKSPSEKKFQCDHCDRRFFTRKDVKRHLVVHTGKRDFSCTICPQKFGRKDHLVRHIKKSHGISDLSRMEGLEFSATPGSSTSQALSPNASVASSPPPTSGNQPLPMVLLPEPVAGPSGLSGPSSLSGALGLLGQTGETHFISPSFQQEFRLFEESIKEEPELQPSMEEIGPGGDDISKILGMYLPSGSINITGPSLLDPTAHRAEEGESQRSLLESALLRIPQEEQKESVLLGQGAGFTRDSLETRSLLSGSQSEEFSQEGVMSVNLLSSESSGVSGRSLHSPGTVSQFSGSGIPAVTTAVTTTSAAVTTTASLLPSLPGFDQVFP, from the coding sequence AGGAGGGTGTTTCATGGCAGTTTCGCACTCGTCAGAGGTTTCGTTGTcgttggtgtgaggttgttttcaGTAGTGCTGCTAGCCTCACAAACCATCGCTGCATAAGGACTACTCGGACCACTAAAAGTGAGACCTCAAGTGGTCGAGGTAGGCAAGGCAAGAAAGGTGTGAGACGTGGTGGAAGTCAGGTTGTTGCAACACCCTCTACATCAGGTAAGAGGTCTGCTGTTAGGAGTATTTCACACCATCAGCAGTCAGAGAAACCAAAATCTACTTTGAAGGAGGAGCTTGGTTCCCCTGCTTCTTCAAGTGACTCTGAGGAATCTGAAGTGTTAAGTTTAACACCCCAACGCAGAAGTCCACGATCCAGCTCCCGTGGCCGTGGAAGTGTATATTCCTGTAATATATGTCAAAAAGTGTTTCATAGCCCAGGAAAGCTAAAACAACATTCATATTCTCACACAGGGGAAAGACCATTTTCTTGTACAGATTGCCACAAGGCATTTTCATCTCGATTCAAATTAGTTCGACATCAGTTAATACATACAACTGAACGCCAACACCAATGCCCTTCATGTGATCGTAGTTTTCATCGTAAAGACCATTTAAAAAATCACATTTTGATTCATGATCCTAACAAGCAGTTCAAATGTGAAAGGCCTGATTGTGGCAAAGAGTACAATTCTTATATGTCCTATAGAAAACATTGTGCGGTACATGCTGCAGAAGAAGGAGACTTGCAGTGTAAAATTTGTCAAAAAATGTTTGAAACAAAGCCAGACCTTATTTATCACCTTAAGGTTCATGTGGGATCCAGATCGGTTAAAAGTCCGAGTGAAAAGAAATTTCAGTGTGACCACTGTGATCGCCGTTTTTTTACTCGAAAGGATGTGAAACGGCATCTTGTGGTTCACACTGGAAAGAGAGATTTTAGCTGTACTATTTGTCCCCAAAAGTTTGGTAGAAAGGACCATTTAGTAAGACACATTAAAAAAAGTCATGGAATTTCTGATTTGAGCCGTATGGAAGGTTTAGAATTCAGTGCCACTCCTGGGTCTTCTACATCCCAAGCACTCTCTCCTAATGCCAGTGTggcttcctctcctccacctacctCGGGAAATCAACCTCTACCTATGGTTCTTTTACCAGAACCAGTGGCAGGACCATCTGGGCTGTCTGGTCCGTCTAGCCTTTCTGGTGCTTTAGGCCTGTTAGGGCAAACAGGAGAGACACACTTCATTTCACCATCATTCCAACAAGAGTTTAGACTGTTTGAAGAAAGTATAAAAGAAGAACCAGAACTTCAACCAAGCATGgaagaaattggtcctggaggaGATGATATAAGTAAGATATTGGGAATGTATCTACCCTCTGGTTCAATCAACATAACAGGCCCCTCCTTACTTGACCCAACAGCCCATCGTGCTGAAGAAGGAGAGTCTCAGCGCAGCCTTCTAGAGTCTGCTTTACTGCGCATACCACAGGAGGAGCAAAAGGAATCTGTGTTATTAGGGCAGGGGGCTGGTTTTACAAGAGATTCCTTAGAAACTAGGTCTCTTCTCTCTGGGTCCCAAAGTGAAGAGTTTAGTCAAGAGGGAGTAATGTCTGTAAATCTTCTTTCAAGTGAATCATCAGGTGTGTCTGGAAGGTCCCTGCATTCCCCAGGGACGGTATCCCAGTTCTCAGGAAGTGGAATCCCTGCTGTCACTACTGCTGTCACAACCACTAGTGCTGCAGTCACCACAACAGCCTCGCTTCTTCCCTCACTTCCAGGATTTGACCAAGTGTTCCCTTAG